The proteins below come from a single Paracoccus sp. SCSIO 75233 genomic window:
- a CDS encoding ABC transporter substrate-binding protein yields the protein MTIRSLTLGCAIGALLSATAYAEPSQELIDAAKEEGMLTTIALPHSWCGYGEVIEGFKAKYGIEINELDPNAGSGDELEAIKANEGNTGPQAPDVIDVGLSFGPAAMEQGLIQPYKVSTWDSIPDDAKEADGYWYGDYYGVLAFAVNKDIFPEAPTSFADLKDPQYANAIAIPGDPRTGNSSMMTVLAGGISTGAESGGDALNAGIAYFKELKESGNLVPVNGNAQNLAQGTTPIYFDWDYNLLAMRDKLAGNPPVEVVVPSDSVVAGVYVQAISAYAPHPNAAKLWMEYLYSDEGQLGWLKGYCHPIRFNDMAERGVIPQELIDNLPPAENYAKAVFPSLDEQEEAKTAVAENWATEMGIQ from the coding sequence CTGACAATCCGCTCCCTGACCCTCGGCTGCGCCATCGGTGCGCTCCTCAGCGCCACGGCCTATGCCGAACCCAGCCAGGAACTGATCGACGCTGCCAAGGAAGAAGGCATGCTGACCACGATCGCCCTGCCCCATAGCTGGTGCGGCTATGGCGAGGTGATCGAAGGTTTCAAGGCCAAGTACGGCATTGAGATCAACGAACTCGACCCGAATGCCGGTTCCGGCGACGAGCTGGAAGCGATCAAGGCCAACGAAGGCAATACCGGCCCGCAGGCCCCGGACGTGATCGATGTCGGTCTGTCCTTCGGCCCCGCCGCGATGGAACAGGGTCTGATCCAGCCCTACAAGGTCTCCACCTGGGATTCGATCCCGGATGATGCCAAGGAAGCCGATGGTTACTGGTATGGCGACTATTACGGCGTTCTGGCTTTCGCCGTGAACAAGGACATCTTCCCCGAAGCGCCGACCAGCTTCGCCGATCTGAAAGATCCTCAATACGCCAACGCCATCGCCATTCCGGGCGATCCGCGGACCGGCAACAGCTCGATGATGACGGTTCTGGCGGGCGGCATCTCGACCGGCGCCGAAAGCGGCGGCGACGCGCTGAATGCGGGCATCGCCTATTTCAAAGAACTGAAAGAAAGCGGCAATCTGGTGCCCGTGAACGGCAACGCCCAGAACCTCGCACAGGGCACCACCCCGATCTATTTCGACTGGGACTATAACCTGCTGGCAATGCGCGACAAGCTGGCCGGCAACCCGCCGGTTGAAGTTGTCGTGCCGTCGGATTCGGTTGTCGCAGGCGTCTATGTTCAGGCGATCTCCGCTTACGCGCCGCACCCGAACGCCGCGAAGCTGTGGATGGAGTATCTTTACTCCGACGAGGGTCAGCTTGGCTGGCTGAAAGGCTATTGCCACCCGATCCGCTTCAACGACATGGCCGAGCGCGGTGTCATCCCGCAGGAGCTGATCGACAACCTGCCCCCGGCAGAGAACTACGCCAAGGCCGTTTTCCCGTCGCTTGACGAACAGGAAGAGGCGAAAACCGCCGTTGCCGAAAACTGGGCGACGGAGATGGGCATCCAGTAA